From the Eubacterium sp. 1001713B170207_170306_E7 genome, the window AAGGCAGCGCTGCCGCGAAAGCCTTAAAAAATAAATTGGAGGTTGAAAAATGGCATATGAGCGTGTAAAGCAGAAAAACCAATTGCAGCTTATCCTGAATTACGGGGAGTTTGAGGGAAAAATTAAGAAGAAAACAAAGAGCTATCCCGACCTCGGCCTTGATGAGGCCATCGTCACCCCAGAGGCAGTGGTGCTTACCGGCAAGGCCATCGGCAAGCTGATAACACCCATTGTAACAGACAGCAACAACGTTATGACTTACCAGAACATTGAAACAGCATAAAGGAGGAAATGTAAATGGAAACAACAAGTACCAAAGCGCTGGAACTGGATTTTCTGATGAAAAACGGCGACAGCATGACCCTGAGCCTTCCGGATTATCTGGACGATCTGACCCAGGAGCAGATTGAGGCTTCGGCCCAGACCATCATTGACCAGAATATTTTCCAGCCATCGGGCGTAGGACTGGAGAAGCTGGCAGGATACCAGTTTGTGGATAAAACCGTGCGTAAGGTGGAATTATAAAACTGCCGAAGCGCGGCTGGCCGGGGTGCTTTAAAAAGCCCCTGGCCTTTTGGCTGGTCGCCACCTGGTCGGTTACAGGGCTGGTCTTTGCGGCGGGGATAAACCCGCCCGGCAAAGAACCGGCCGGGCTGGAGGGAACGGCGGCACCGGAAATAACAGAGCCCGCGCCCACGTTGTCTCCGGAGCCGGAGAACCCGCAGCCTGCAGAACCGGCGCAGGAGGAGAGACTTGTCATTGAGCATCCCCTGCCGCCTGATCCCATCATCACCGACGGGCCCTGGGCCACCGCCCACTTTTTGATGGCGGAATATGCCTGCGACTGTGACGGCTACTGCGACGGCTGGCCAGCCGACATGGCTCTGGAGCTTCTGGAGCGGGTAGAGGCCCTGCGCTGTGCCCTTGACCGCCCGGTGATCATCACCTCCGGCGTGCGGTGTGAGGCGCGCAACGCCGAAGTGGGCGGTATCCCCAATTCCTGGCACTGCTCCGGCCATGCCGCCGACCTGTACTGCCCCGGCGTGCCCTATACCGAGGTCGCCCGTGTGGCCCGAACCCTGGGCCTCGGCGTGATCGAGTACCCGGGACAGGCCTTTGACCATGTGGAGATCTGGAATTAGATAAAGCCCCAAGGCGTTAATGCTTTGGGGCTTTTTAGCTTATGCATTATCTTCGGAGAGATCCTGGTCATGCAAGGCTTCCTGATTTAAAGCTTTATTTTGGGCCAGAATGCTTTCACAAAAGTCTTTCAGTTCTGGTATATTGTAATTTATTGTATTCCAAATAGTAAGGACGTCAATGTTTCCGTAGTCATGAGCAAAGATGTTACGGATCCCCCGGATCTGTTTCCAGGGGATGTCTGAATATAGGTTTTTAAAATCATCTGTTAAATATTTACTAAGCTCTCCGATTTGCAGAATACACATGCAAGTGGCATTCTGGTATATTTTATCGGCCTGAAAGCTGTCAAAATTATTGCCAAAACGTTGTAGTGTTTCGTCAATCTGATAGCAGTATTTTAAAATATGATCAATAATGTCGATGTTTCTATTTTTTGTGCTCATAAATTAACACCTGGTCTTTTAAAATTTCGTTTTTTACATTTTCATACAGTCCGCCCTCTGTTACGACATCGACGGAAACCCCAAGCCGGTTTTTTAAATCCAGGCGAAGACCGGAGAGTTCAAAAAGACCAATTTTTGTGCCTTGAATATCGACCTTTAAATCAACGTCGCTGTCTGTTTTTTCTTCACCCCGTGCATAAGAGCCAAAAAGATATACCCGGGGAATTCCGTATTTTTGGGCAATCGGCGCGACTTCTTTTTGAATTTTTTCAATGTTCAGCATGAGACTCTCCTTTCAAAAATGCGTTGTTATACGTGCGTATATTATTATTGTAACGTATTTTGATTAAAAATGCTATAAAAGGCAGCCTTAAATCCATTTGACCATGAATAAAAAATACAGTATGATTAAATCAAAAATAAGCGGAGGATGAGATGGTGAAAAACAGAAAACAGCATGTGTTTAAACGGGCAGTGGGCATTACGGCGGCTGTGCTTATGGTGGGCTTTGGACTGGTATCCCCTGTGTACGCCGAAACGCAGGAGCATGCACAGCCAGGACTGGACCAGTCCTGTTACAATTTCAGGTATTCAGAAAACGCCGGGGACAGCCTGCCCGCAGCTTATGATCTGCGGTCCCTTGGACGGAGCACCGGCGTAAAGAATCAAAATCCCTGGTCCTCCTGCTGGGCTTTCAGCGGTCTGTCGGCCATTGAGTCTAATGTGCTCACCCAGCAGAAAAAAGAAGGGGTACAGGCCGCCGCGGAGCCGGACTATTCCGAGCGGCACCTGTCCTATTTTGCCTACCGCCTGGCAGATGCTGAAGGGGTGAATAATGGCGCGGAGGGTACGGCCCAGGCGAGCGGACGCTATTTTATGGATCTGGGCGGTACCCGGGAGCTGCTGACCGGAACCCTGAGCACCTGGTGCGGTGTTGACACTGAAGCGGATGTGCCCTATGAGGGCACCCCCTATGAGTGGTATCCGACTGAGAATCCAAAGGACATGAACTGGGAGGTGCCGGTCGATAAATTTTTCAACGCCTCGGTCCATCTCCAGGACGCCGATTTCCTGCCCGGAACCGCCACCTTTACCGATGCCGAAAAGCAAAACTTCGCCTATGATGAAAATGCGGAGAAAGCCATCAAGGAAAGTCTGATAAAAAACGGCGAGGTTCAGGTGTACTTTGCCGCGGGCCAGAGCACCCCTCAGGAGACAGAAGCAGCGGCAGCGGGCGCAGTGGACGCTGAAAAGAAAGACGACGCGGAGTTTAACCCGGTCTACACCGCGCCCAACCACCTCGTGTCCATTGTGGGCTGGGATGATGGATATTCAGCCGGGAACTTTGAAGAAATCCCAGAGGGCGATGGCGCCTGGATTGTCAAGAACAGCTGGGGCAGCGGCTGGGGAAATGACGGGTATTTCTATCTGTCCTACTATGACCGGAGCGTGCAGTCCTTTACCGCCTATCAGGTGGATATCCCCACGGAGGACGGGCGGTTTTCCTATGACCACAACTATCAGTATGATTTTCTGGGAGTGAAATCCTACGCCCCGCTGGGGCTTCAGGCGCAGGCCGCTGAGGTCTCCAATGTGTTTACAGCGGCTGGAAAGGAAACCCTCAAAGCCGTTTCCGCGGTCAGTATCACCCCGGGCTCAACGGTTCATACACGCGTGTATAAAAATTTAAAGGATATAAACGATCCGGCGAGCGGTACGCTGGCCGTGGATCAGACCGACACGGTAAAATATGGCGGCTACCATACCCTCTCTCTGGCCCAGGCCGCGGCTCTGGAGCCGGGCGAGACCTTTTCCGTTATTCAGGAAATCGCAGGCAGCGACGGGTATTACTGGCCCATTGAGGCCGGGACGGATAATTATGATTTCTACGGCATGGACGGTGCCTTTCACTGCATTGCAAAGGCCGATGCGAGGCAGAGCTTTATCAGAAAAGCCGGCGAGGACTGGCAGGATGTCACAAGCCTGCCGGAGGATACGGTTTATCTGTATGATGAGGCTGTCACCCGAAACTACGGCAATGTCATGATCAAGGCCTTTACCAGTGATTCAGCCGACGAACCCGTAACCCCGGAGGTTGATCCGCAGCCCAATGAGGGTACGGAAGAACCGGATCAGAATATTCAGGAATCAGGAGCAGATATGGCCGGAGCGTCCGAAGCGGCTGAAAATACGCAGACGGGCATCGAAGGGTCACACCGGACCACGACCTTTATCCTTGTGGGCGTGCTGGTGGTGGTCGCTGTCCTGATCGCGGCTTTGTATCTCAGAAGACGGAAAAAATAGACTGGCGGCACAGGACCGTTGTGCTTGCGGGCATCCATTCTCCTGTGATAAAATAAGAGAATGATCTTTTACGAAATAAATTGAGGAGTGTAAAACATGAAACAAGACATGATTGTTATTTTAGACTTGGGAAATACCGAAAACACCACCCTGGCCAGAGCGATCCGCAGCCTGGGCGTATACAGTGAAATTTATCCGCATGATATCACAAAAGCAGAGCTGGAAGCCCTGCCCAATGTCAAGGGGATTATCGTAAACGGCGGCCCCAACAACGTGGTTGACGGCAAAAAAATAGACGTGGGCCCGTGGGTCTACGAAGCAGACTGCCCGGTGCTGGCCGTAGACCACGCTCCGGCCAAAGGTGCCAATACACTGGAAAAATGGCCTGAAGATGAAGGCAAATTAAAGGGCATTCTGGAAGAATTTGCGCTGGTGCAGTGCAAAGCAGAAAAAAACTGGAACATGAAAAATTTTATCGCCGACCAGGTCGAGCTCATCAAACGCCAGGTGGGCGACCGTAAGGTTCTGCTGGCCCTGTCCGGCGGGGTCGACAGCTCCGTTGTCGCTGCGCTTCTCATCAAAGCCATCGGAAAACAGCTAGTCTGTGTCCATGTCAATCACGGCCTCATGCGTAAAGGCGAATCCGAAAGCGTGGTCGAGGTCTTTAGAAATCAGCTGGACGCCAATCTCGTCTATGTGGATGCCGCCGAACGCTTTTTAACCAAGCTGGCCGATGTGGCCGACCCGGAAGAAAAACGCAAAATCATCGGCGCAGAATTTATCCGCGTCTTTGAGGAAGAAGCCCGTAAGCTGGAAGGCATCGACTTCCTGGGACAGGGAACCATCTACCCGGATATCGTGGAAAGTGGCACCAAAACCGCCAAAATGGTCAAATCCCACCACAATGTCGGCGGTCTGCCCGAGGATTTACAGTTTGAGCTGGTCGAACCCGTCCGCCAGCTGTTCAAGGACGAAGTGCGT encodes:
- a CDS encoding DUF2922 domain-containing protein, translated to METTSTKALELDFLMKNGDSMTLSLPDYLDDLTQEQIEASAQTIIDQNIFQPSGVGLEKLAGYQFVDKTVRKVEL
- a CDS encoding D-Ala-D-Ala carboxypeptidase family metallohydrolase; protein product: MSPEPENPQPAEPAQEERLVIEHPLPPDPIITDGPWATAHFLMAEYACDCDGYCDGWPADMALELLERVEALRCALDRPVIITSGVRCEARNAEVGGIPNSWHCSGHAADLYCPGVPYTEVARVARTLGLGVIEYPGQAFDHVEIWN
- a CDS encoding HepT-like ribonuclease domain-containing protein; amino-acid sequence: MSTKNRNIDIIDHILKYCYQIDETLQRFGNNFDSFQADKIYQNATCMCILQIGELSKYLTDDFKNLYSDIPWKQIRGIRNIFAHDYGNIDVLTIWNTINYNIPELKDFCESILAQNKALNQEALHDQDLSEDNA
- a CDS encoding nucleotidyltransferase family protein; translated protein: MLNIEKIQKEVAPIAQKYGIPRVYLFGSYARGEEKTDSDVDLKVDIQGTKIGLFELSGLRLDLKNRLGVSVDVVTEGGLYENVKNEILKDQVLIYEHKK
- a CDS encoding lectin like domain-containing protein is translated as MVKNRKQHVFKRAVGITAAVLMVGFGLVSPVYAETQEHAQPGLDQSCYNFRYSENAGDSLPAAYDLRSLGRSTGVKNQNPWSSCWAFSGLSAIESNVLTQQKKEGVQAAAEPDYSERHLSYFAYRLADAEGVNNGAEGTAQASGRYFMDLGGTRELLTGTLSTWCGVDTEADVPYEGTPYEWYPTENPKDMNWEVPVDKFFNASVHLQDADFLPGTATFTDAEKQNFAYDENAEKAIKESLIKNGEVQVYFAAGQSTPQETEAAAAGAVDAEKKDDAEFNPVYTAPNHLVSIVGWDDGYSAGNFEEIPEGDGAWIVKNSWGSGWGNDGYFYLSYYDRSVQSFTAYQVDIPTEDGRFSYDHNYQYDFLGVKSYAPLGLQAQAAEVSNVFTAAGKETLKAVSAVSITPGSTVHTRVYKNLKDINDPASGTLAVDQTDTVKYGGYHTLSLAQAAALEPGETFSVIQEIAGSDGYYWPIEAGTDNYDFYGMDGAFHCIAKADARQSFIRKAGEDWQDVTSLPEDTVYLYDEAVTRNYGNVMIKAFTSDSADEPVTPEVDPQPNEGTEEPDQNIQESGADMAGASEAAENTQTGIEGSHRTTTFILVGVLVVVAVLIAALYLRRRKK
- the guaA gene encoding glutamine-hydrolyzing GMP synthase, coding for MKQDMIVILDLGNTENTTLARAIRSLGVYSEIYPHDITKAELEALPNVKGIIVNGGPNNVVDGKKIDVGPWVYEADCPVLAVDHAPAKGANTLEKWPEDEGKLKGILEEFALVQCKAEKNWNMKNFIADQVELIKRQVGDRKVLLALSGGVDSSVVAALLIKAIGKQLVCVHVNHGLMRKGESESVVEVFRNQLDANLVYVDAAERFLTKLADVADPEEKRKIIGAEFIRVFEEEARKLEGIDFLGQGTIYPDIVESGTKTAKMVKSHHNVGGLPEDLQFELVEPVRQLFKDEVRACGTELGLPDDMVYRQPFPGPGLGVRCLGAITRDRLEAVRESDAILREEFANAGLDKKVWQYFTVVPDFKSVGVRDNARSFEYPVILRAINTVDAMTATIEEIDWPILQKITHRILNEVKNVNRVCYDLSPKPCATIEFE